A window from Armatimonas rosea encodes these proteins:
- the hfq gene encoding RNA chaperone Hfq: MNKTQALQDLFLNQVRKENIAVTIYLMNSVQLRGHVRGFDAFTILLESPGRPTQLVYKSSVTSIVPMRPVRLHPEGTPNTEGEPSSVEETAE, translated from the coding sequence ATGAATAAAACACAGGCACTTCAGGATCTCTTCCTGAACCAGGTCCGTAAGGAGAATATTGCCGTCACGATCTATCTGATGAACTCTGTGCAGCTCCGTGGCCATGTTCGTGGCTTCGATGCCTTTACCATCCTGCTAGAGTCCCCCGGTCGACCGACACAGCTGGTCTACAAGAGCTCCGTGACGAGCATCGTTCCTATGCGCCCTGTCCGCCTGCACCCAGAAGGCACTCCTAACACCGAGGGAGAGCCCAGCTCTGTTGAGGAGACCGCCGAGTGA
- the dapF gene encoding diaminopimelate epimerase, translating into MTVAFVKMHGIGNDFPVFDHTQPGAPTIEQIQAAAVTLCDRRFGIGGDGTISILPSETADFAMRMFNPDGSEAEMCGNGIRCFAKYVYDFGLTTKTELSVETLAGIMVLVLTVEDGKVTQVRVDMGEPRLERAQLPMEGPSGTVLHEPLKIGGELLYITGVSMGNPHIVFFPEQATDELIHRIGPQLENHPSFPKRTNVHAAQVVGRDELVMKIWERGAGPTLACGTGACAVGVAAHLNGLTGRDILIHLPGGDLRIQWGIDNHVYMTGSATLVYHGTIEL; encoded by the coding sequence GTGACGGTTGCTTTTGTCAAGATGCACGGGATTGGCAATGACTTTCCCGTGTTTGATCACACACAGCCGGGCGCACCGACCATTGAGCAGATTCAAGCCGCTGCCGTGACTCTGTGCGACCGACGCTTTGGAATCGGGGGGGACGGGACGATCTCGATCCTCCCCTCCGAGACAGCCGATTTCGCCATGCGGATGTTCAACCCCGATGGCTCCGAGGCGGAGATGTGCGGCAACGGCATCCGCTGCTTCGCCAAGTATGTCTACGACTTTGGCCTCACCACCAAGACCGAGCTCTCGGTCGAGACCCTGGCGGGGATCATGGTGCTGGTGCTGACGGTAGAAGACGGCAAGGTGACCCAGGTCCGCGTGGACATGGGCGAGCCGCGCCTAGAGCGTGCCCAGCTCCCCATGGAAGGGCCGTCGGGAACCGTGCTCCACGAGCCCCTCAAGATCGGCGGCGAGCTGCTTTATATCACGGGTGTCTCGATGGGCAACCCGCATATTGTCTTCTTCCCCGAGCAGGCCACCGACGAGCTGATCCACCGGATCGGGCCGCAGCTGGAGAACCACCCGTCGTTCCCCAAGCGCACCAATGTCCACGCCGCCCAAGTGGTGGGCCGCGATGAGCTGGTGATGAAGATCTGGGAGCGCGGCGCAGGCCCAACCCTCGCCTGTGGCACCGGCGCGTGCGCGGTCGGGGTGGCAGCGCACCTCAACGGTCTCACGGGCCGCGATATTCTCATCCACCTCCCCGGCGGCGACCTGAGGATTCAGTGGGGCATCGACAACCATGTCTACATGACCGGCTCCGCGACCCTGGTCTACCATGGGACCATCGAGCTTTAA
- a CDS encoding GNAT family N-acetyltransferase, with amino-acid sequence MRTAPFDTSWSLPPYVEHVGKSIRLVPTDPTRDSLELFVAGHTDSPEALWRYMTRGPFASEAEFRGYLEGLQGRDDWQPYTVRRIDDSAALGMLSVMRIEPRDGVAELGSIWYTPKAQRTATNTEAIYLLLRHLFEACEYRRVEWKCDSRNEPSAAAARRLGFTYEGCFRQHMISKGASRDTLWFAMLDGEWPEKKSHFERVLYSGESISLSALNATL; translated from the coding sequence ATGCGAACTGCACCCTTTGACACTTCGTGGAGCCTCCCGCCGTATGTCGAGCACGTGGGCAAGTCTATCCGCCTCGTGCCGACCGATCCCACCCGCGATAGCCTGGAGCTCTTTGTCGCCGGGCACACCGACAGCCCGGAGGCGCTCTGGCGCTACATGACCCGTGGGCCTTTTGCCAGCGAGGCGGAGTTTCGGGGCTACTTGGAGGGGCTGCAAGGCCGCGATGACTGGCAGCCCTACACGGTGCGGCGCATCGACGATAGCGCGGCGCTGGGGATGCTCTCGGTGATGCGGATCGAGCCACGCGATGGGGTCGCGGAGCTGGGGAGCATCTGGTACACCCCCAAGGCGCAGCGCACTGCCACCAACACCGAGGCGATCTATCTGCTGCTCCGGCATCTCTTCGAGGCCTGTGAGTACCGCCGCGTGGAGTGGAAGTGCGACTCCCGCAACGAGCCCAGCGCCGCCGCAGCCCGCCGCCTTGGCTTTACCTACGAGGGGTGCTTTCGTCAGCACATGATCAGCAAAGGAGCCAGCCGCGACACGCTCTGGTTTGCGATGCTGGATGGGGAGTGGCCTGAGAAAAAGTCCCACTTCGAGCGCGTGCTCTACTCGGGGGAGAGTATCTCGCTGAGCGCGCTGAACGCTACGCTGTGA
- a CDS encoding phosphoribosylanthranilate isomerase — protein MRIKICGITNPEDARLAVEAGADALGFIRVESSPRYIPEADAHEIYREAGPFVTVVAVVRRVEEVGSAECDAIQFYEGPAPTSGKGIRVFRIKDALSLPALAEYREPNTAILLDTYHEQALGGVGATFDWSLAVAAKGLQPHRRLILAGGLTPDNVAEAVRRVRPYALDVSSGVEASPGKKDPHKLRDFIAAARQAAE, from the coding sequence ATGCGCATCAAAATTTGTGGAATAACCAACCCCGAAGACGCCCGGCTGGCGGTTGAGGCGGGTGCGGATGCCCTAGGGTTTATCCGAGTGGAGTCCTCACCACGCTATATCCCCGAGGCGGATGCCCATGAGATCTACCGGGAGGCTGGCCCGTTTGTGACGGTCGTTGCGGTCGTGCGCCGGGTGGAAGAGGTGGGCAGTGCCGAGTGTGATGCCATCCAGTTCTACGAAGGTCCTGCCCCGACATCGGGGAAGGGGATTCGGGTATTCCGTATCAAGGATGCGCTGAGCCTGCCCGCGCTGGCCGAGTACCGGGAGCCAAATACCGCGATTCTCCTAGACACGTACCACGAGCAAGCCTTGGGCGGTGTCGGTGCGACCTTTGATTGGTCCCTGGCAGTGGCCGCAAAAGGCCTCCAGCCCCATCGTCGGTTGATTCTGGCTGGCGGCCTGACTCCCGACAATGTCGCCGAGGCCGTGCGCCGCGTGCGGCCCTACGCCCTCGATGTTTCGTCGGGGGTGGAGGCGAGCCCCGGAAAGAAAGACCCCCACAAGCTCCGCGACTTTATCGCCGCCGCACGCCAGGCCGCCGAATAG
- a CDS encoding VPS10 domain-containing protein, with amino-acid sequence MKRHFLPLTILSLSLLTTPLLAQETKVDPVLQELGWRNIGPAIMGGRIDDLAVVESDPKTYYVATAAGGIFKTTNHGTTFESIFDGYETSSIGDIAIAPSDPNVVYVGTGEANNRQSSSWGYGMYKSDDAGKTWKHLGLEKTQHIGRVVVHPKDPKVLYVAALGKLWGPNPERGLYKSVDGGETWTKSLYINDDTGITDVAMDPSDPNTLYAAAYTRRRTAFGFAGGSADGGLYKTADAGKTWKKLSGGLPSGEVGRIGIAIYPKNPKIVYVTWENDNKGGTQSAQGNGYIWRTDDGGESWERRAQTNPRPMYFSQIRVDPNDDETVYVTGVSTYVSVDGAKTFSSPFSRVHADGHALWIDPKDSDHLLLGCDGGIQVSWDQGKTWDYLNHIVISQFYEVHYDMRFPYHVYGGLQDNGTWEAPSRTLDARGVTNDEWLNVGGGDGFYAQADPLDWRVIYTESQGGAVARFNQATGERKSIRPRAETPGESLQFDWNSPILISSHNPKKLFFGGNKLFISLDRGDTWRRTDDLTGKPDRTKLPILGKPVDPAKTLSANDGQDTYGSIETISESPVKEGVIWVGTDDGVLQVSQDDGKTWTKCTVPGVPAGTYVSRVHASPHAAGRCYVSFDGHRSDDFKPYIFVTEDFGATWKKLSGSLPDGSTVSVTRDHPRTPNLLFTGTERGAYVSFNRGATWERFDKPFPASIPVDDIQVHPRENDLIFATHARGIWILDDIGALEAKAAGLAPVTLAPVKPAVPYRIASRKAITGHKIYVAPNPTTGNPFRFYLDEKVKGAATLTIKDTKGKVVRTLTQAEPSAGWNLIRWDIRENPAVAPTATANQGGGGFGGGFGGGVQAPRLLPGSYTATLTVAGQSSTQPLAVYDDPRSHLTDKERKEVHDILAALRDTYGELDAARTLLTEKRTALEKEPASPKRDAKLKELTELLAQIAPTAGGGRPGGGGQGGGGGRGGQGGGNPNAPANRRTPGALRGNDPQGGNRPTTATPPPATGGATGSGESGAEGQPTPRPAPSNSLTTRLGRASQNIDALIEPLSPGNKKEAEAAIQAAKKAISAAKKLK; translated from the coding sequence ATGAAACGCCATTTTCTCCCTTTAACAATTCTTAGCTTGAGCCTGCTGACCACCCCCCTCCTCGCCCAGGAGACCAAGGTCGATCCTGTCCTCCAGGAGCTCGGCTGGCGCAATATCGGCCCGGCGATCATGGGCGGGCGTATCGATGACCTGGCGGTGGTGGAGTCCGATCCCAAGACCTACTATGTCGCCACGGCAGCGGGCGGGATCTTCAAGACCACCAACCATGGCACGACCTTTGAGAGTATCTTCGATGGCTACGAGACCAGCAGTATCGGAGATATCGCCATCGCCCCCAGCGACCCGAATGTTGTCTATGTCGGGACCGGCGAGGCAAACAACCGCCAGAGCTCGTCGTGGGGCTACGGCATGTACAAGTCCGACGATGCCGGCAAGACCTGGAAGCACCTGGGGCTGGAGAAGACACAGCACATCGGACGAGTCGTGGTGCATCCCAAAGACCCCAAGGTGCTCTATGTCGCCGCGCTGGGCAAGCTCTGGGGCCCCAACCCGGAGCGCGGGCTCTACAAGTCGGTCGATGGTGGGGAGACCTGGACCAAGTCGCTCTACATCAACGATGATACGGGGATAACCGATGTGGCGATGGACCCGAGCGATCCCAACACGCTCTACGCGGCGGCCTACACCCGGCGGCGCACGGCCTTTGGGTTTGCGGGCGGTAGCGCCGATGGCGGGCTCTACAAGACCGCCGATGCCGGCAAGACCTGGAAGAAGCTCTCGGGCGGTCTGCCCAGCGGCGAGGTCGGGCGCATCGGGATCGCGATCTATCCTAAGAACCCCAAGATTGTCTACGTGACCTGGGAGAACGACAACAAGGGGGGGACACAGTCGGCGCAGGGCAATGGCTATATCTGGCGCACCGACGACGGCGGGGAGAGCTGGGAGCGCCGTGCCCAGACCAACCCACGCCCCATGTACTTCTCGCAGATTCGGGTCGATCCCAACGACGACGAAACAGTCTACGTGACAGGGGTCAGCACCTATGTCTCGGTCGATGGGGCCAAGACGTTCTCGTCGCCGTTCTCCCGTGTCCACGCTGATGGGCACGCGCTCTGGATCGACCCCAAGGACTCGGACCACCTGCTCCTGGGCTGCGACGGTGGCATCCAGGTGAGCTGGGACCAGGGTAAGACCTGGGACTACCTCAACCACATCGTCATCAGCCAGTTCTACGAGGTCCACTACGACATGCGCTTCCCCTACCATGTCTACGGCGGCCTCCAGGACAACGGCACCTGGGAGGCCCCGAGCCGCACGCTCGATGCCCGCGGGGTGACCAACGACGAGTGGCTCAATGTCGGGGGCGGCGATGGCTTCTACGCCCAGGCCGATCCGCTCGACTGGCGCGTGATCTACACCGAGAGCCAAGGCGGTGCTGTTGCGCGCTTCAACCAGGCCACCGGCGAGCGTAAGAGCATCCGTCCCCGCGCCGAGACTCCCGGCGAGAGCCTCCAGTTCGACTGGAACAGCCCGATCTTGATCTCGTCGCACAACCCCAAGAAGCTCTTCTTTGGGGGCAACAAGCTCTTTATCTCCCTCGACCGCGGCGACACCTGGCGCCGCACCGACGACCTCACGGGGAAGCCGGACCGCACGAAGCTCCCGATCCTGGGCAAGCCGGTCGATCCTGCCAAGACCCTCTCGGCAAACGATGGGCAGGACACCTACGGCTCGATCGAGACCATCAGTGAGTCCCCTGTGAAGGAGGGCGTGATCTGGGTGGGCACCGACGATGGCGTGCTGCAGGTCTCCCAGGACGATGGCAAGACCTGGACAAAGTGCACGGTTCCGGGAGTCCCGGCGGGCACCTATGTCAGCCGCGTGCATGCCAGCCCCCACGCCGCGGGACGCTGCTACGTGAGCTTCGACGGCCACCGCAGCGATGACTTCAAGCCCTATATCTTTGTCACCGAGGACTTTGGCGCGACCTGGAAGAAGCTCTCCGGCTCCCTCCCCGACGGCTCCACGGTCAGCGTGACCCGCGACCACCCACGCACGCCGAACCTGCTCTTCACCGGCACCGAGCGCGGCGCCTATGTCTCGTTCAACCGCGGCGCGACCTGGGAGCGCTTCGACAAGCCCTTCCCGGCGTCGATTCCGGTCGATGACATCCAGGTCCACCCCCGTGAGAACGACCTGATCTTCGCCACCCACGCCCGCGGGATCTGGATTCTCGACGATATTGGGGCGCTGGAGGCAAAGGCAGCGGGGCTGGCTCCGGTAACGCTCGCGCCGGTCAAGCCCGCCGTGCCCTACCGCATCGCAAGCCGCAAGGCGATCACGGGGCACAAGATCTATGTCGCCCCCAACCCGACAACCGGCAATCCGTTCCGGTTCTACCTCGATGAGAAGGTCAAGGGCGCGGCGACCCTGACGATCAAGGACACTAAGGGAAAAGTAGTCCGCACGCTCACCCAAGCGGAGCCGTCGGCAGGCTGGAACCTCATCCGGTGGGACATCCGAGAGAACCCTGCGGTCGCCCCGACGGCCACGGCCAACCAAGGCGGCGGTGGGTTTGGCGGTGGCTTCGGGGGCGGGGTGCAGGCCCCGCGCCTGCTCCCTGGGAGCTACACCGCAACCCTGACCGTCGCCGGCCAGTCCTCGACCCAGCCACTGGCGGTCTACGACGATCCCCGGTCGCACCTGACCGACAAGGAGCGCAAGGAGGTCCATGACATCCTCGCGGCGCTCCGGGACACCTACGGCGAGCTCGATGCCGCACGCACGCTCCTCACGGAGAAGCGCACGGCGCTTGAGAAAGAGCCTGCCAGCCCGAAGCGCGATGCCAAGCTCAAGGAACTCACCGAGCTCCTCGCCCAGATCGCCCCTACGGCAGGCGGAGGACGCCCCGGTGGCGGGGGGCAAGGCGGCGGTGGCGGACGTGGAGGTCAGGGCGGCGGCAATCCCAACGCACCGGCCAACCGCCGAACCCCAGGCGCACTCCGTGGCAACGATCCCCAAGGGGGCAACCGCCCGACAACGGCAACGCCTCCCCCGGCAACCGGCGGTGCGACCGGGAGCGGCGAGTCTGGAGCAGAGGGGCAGCCCACACCGCGGCCCGCTCCCAGCAACTCCCTGACAACACGGCTTGGCAGGGCATCACAGAATATCGATGCCCTGATCGAGCCGCTCAGCCCCGGCAACAAGAAAGAAGCTGAGGCCGCGATCCAGGCCGCCAAGAAGGCGATCAGCGCCGCCAAGAAGCTAAAGTAG
- a CDS encoding aldo/keto reductase — MHYTNLGRTGLKVSRLCLGTMNFGPRTTEPDSYAIMDRALELGVNFWDTANVYGGKKGEGITEQIIGRYFAQGGGRREKVVLATKVYGDMGEWPNTSRLSALHIRKACEDSLRRLQTDYIDVYQMHHVWRDAPWEEIWQAMELLVQQGKVLYIGSSNFAGWHIAKANEAAKRRNFLGLVSEQSLYNLNARTVERDLLPACEDYGLGVIPWSPLAGGLLGGVLGDIDEGSRRAGIKLDDAGRAKMEKWEALCAELGEFPADVAIAWLLHQKVVTAPIIGPRTQAQLDGSLRALEISLSAETLTKLDEIFPGHKPSPEGYAW, encoded by the coding sequence ATGCACTACACGAATCTGGGCCGCACTGGCCTAAAGGTCTCCCGGCTCTGTCTGGGAACCATGAACTTTGGCCCGCGCACCACCGAGCCGGACTCCTACGCGATCATGGACCGCGCGCTGGAGCTGGGCGTGAACTTCTGGGACACCGCCAATGTCTACGGCGGCAAAAAAGGCGAGGGCATCACCGAGCAGATCATCGGGCGGTACTTCGCGCAGGGCGGGGGACGGCGCGAGAAGGTCGTGCTGGCGACCAAGGTCTACGGCGACATGGGCGAGTGGCCCAACACCAGCCGCCTCTCGGCGCTCCACATCCGCAAGGCCTGTGAGGACAGCCTGCGCCGCCTCCAGACCGACTACATCGATGTCTACCAGATGCACCATGTCTGGCGCGATGCTCCCTGGGAGGAGATCTGGCAGGCGATGGAGCTCCTGGTACAGCAGGGAAAGGTGCTCTATATCGGCTCGTCGAACTTTGCCGGCTGGCACATCGCCAAGGCCAACGAGGCCGCCAAGCGCCGCAATTTTCTCGGGCTGGTGAGCGAGCAGAGCCTCTACAACCTCAACGCCCGCACCGTGGAGCGCGATCTCCTGCCCGCCTGTGAGGACTACGGCCTTGGAGTCATTCCTTGGTCGCCACTGGCGGGTGGCCTGCTGGGGGGTGTCTTGGGGGACATCGACGAAGGCTCGCGCCGTGCGGGGATCAAGCTCGACGATGCTGGGCGTGCGAAGATGGAGAAGTGGGAGGCGCTCTGTGCGGAGCTGGGAGAGTTCCCCGCCGATGTTGCGATTGCCTGGCTCCTGCACCAGAAAGTGGTCACCGCCCCGATTATCGGGCCACGCACCCAAGCCCAGCTCGATGGCAGCCTGCGTGCGCTGGAGATCTCCCTCTCCGCAGAGACCCTGACCAAGCTTGATGAGATCTTCCCCGGCCACAAGCCGTCGCCGGAAGGCTACGCCTGGTAG
- a CDS encoding metallophosphoesterase family protein has product MGFKFVHLTDTHIQPELKASEGVKKAIEAIRKSRPAFCLHGGDVVMDAAAVDRARAEQVYDLWGEASSNLGVPVHYACGNHDVFALTGPEQGKRDTDKQYWQRRVFQSERFKTFDQENWRFVVLDVVQTERDRWWAELDTEQLKWLDDLLRKTDKRQPLVFLTHVPLFTAINQFTSGTTVAVKDTQIVKNAKTFFELTERHNVKAVFQGHTHVVEEVVYNDVHYITGGAVCGDWWKGPRLGRHPEGFIEAEAKGEELKWRYIPYGWKAQK; this is encoded by the coding sequence ATGGGATTCAAGTTTGTTCATCTGACCGACACGCACATTCAGCCGGAGCTCAAGGCCTCGGAGGGCGTCAAGAAAGCCATCGAGGCGATCCGTAAGAGCCGGCCCGCCTTCTGCCTGCACGGCGGCGATGTGGTGATGGACGCCGCCGCCGTCGATCGTGCTCGCGCCGAGCAGGTCTACGATCTCTGGGGCGAGGCATCGAGCAACCTGGGCGTGCCCGTCCACTACGCCTGCGGCAACCACGATGTCTTCGCCCTCACCGGCCCGGAGCAAGGCAAGCGCGATACCGACAAGCAGTACTGGCAGCGCCGGGTCTTCCAGAGCGAGCGCTTCAAGACCTTCGACCAGGAGAACTGGCGCTTTGTCGTGCTGGACGTGGTGCAGACCGAGAGAGACCGCTGGTGGGCGGAGCTGGACACCGAGCAGCTCAAGTGGCTCGACGATCTCCTGCGCAAGACCGACAAGCGCCAGCCTTTAGTGTTTCTCACCCATGTCCCGCTCTTTACTGCCATCAACCAGTTCACCAGCGGCACGACAGTCGCGGTAAAAGACACCCAGATCGTGAAGAACGCCAAGACATTCTTTGAGCTGACCGAGCGCCACAATGTCAAAGCGGTCTTCCAGGGCCACACGCACGTGGTCGAGGAGGTCGTCTACAACGATGTCCACTACATCACCGGCGGCGCGGTCTGCGGCGACTGGTGGAAGGGCCCGCGCCTTGGCCGCCACCCCGAGGGGTTTATCGAGGCGGAGGCCAAGGGCGAGGAGCTCAAGTGGCGCTACATTCCCTACGGCTGGAAGGCTCAGAAGTAG
- a CDS encoding NAD-dependent epimerase/dehydratase family protein yields MKILLTGANSNVGRGMIPRLLAAGHTLVLSDINKLPEKEPFVGLEFVQADVQIGVGLERAAAGCDAILHLPAWHGIHWNAKTEADFWRLNVDGTFWMFQAAQSAGIKKVVFLSSQAWHGHYDKYGFTKRIGEELCEYNKQRHGIQYVAIRPADFTPYRDFLHFGTRLLYGGVDRQDVLDCIEASVAYTGSESFYVNAVKANAFTDDQTAGWEADPLATCEAIFPGSRALVEKYGLDITRRPHRSNAEESPLGWMPRRHFRSFLDELEWIERKKSIDEIRALGCDYAA; encoded by the coding sequence ATGAAAATTCTTCTTACCGGTGCCAATAGCAATGTCGGGCGGGGCATGATCCCTCGCCTTCTCGCCGCAGGCCACACGCTCGTCCTCTCCGATATCAACAAGCTCCCCGAGAAAGAGCCCTTTGTCGGGCTGGAGTTTGTCCAGGCCGATGTCCAGATCGGAGTCGGGCTGGAGCGGGCCGCTGCGGGCTGCGATGCCATCCTCCACCTGCCGGCCTGGCACGGGATCCACTGGAACGCCAAGACCGAGGCGGACTTCTGGCGGCTCAATGTCGATGGGACTTTCTGGATGTTCCAGGCGGCGCAGAGCGCGGGGATCAAGAAAGTGGTCTTTTTGAGTTCACAGGCATGGCACGGGCACTACGACAAGTACGGCTTCACCAAGCGGATCGGGGAGGAGCTGTGTGAGTACAACAAGCAGCGGCATGGGATTCAGTATGTCGCCATTCGCCCCGCCGACTTCACCCCGTACCGGGACTTTCTGCACTTTGGGACACGCCTGCTCTACGGCGGCGTGGACCGTCAGGATGTTCTCGACTGTATCGAGGCGAGTGTCGCCTACACCGGCAGTGAGAGCTTCTACGTGAACGCGGTCAAAGCCAATGCCTTCACCGACGATCAGACGGCAGGCTGGGAAGCCGATCCATTAGCCACCTGTGAGGCGATCTTCCCCGGCTCGCGGGCACTGGTCGAGAAGTACGGCCTGGATATCACCCGCCGCCCGCACCGCAGCAACGCCGAAGAGTCCCCGCTGGGCTGGATGCCCCGCCGGCACTTTCGCAGCTTTCTGGATGAGCTAGAGTGGATCGAGCGCAAGAAATCTATCGACGAGATCCGCGCCCTCGGCTGTGACTACGCCGCGTAA